A portion of the uncultured Bacteroides sp. genome contains these proteins:
- a CDS encoding two-component regulator propeller domain-containing protein: MRNLLLSLCMLFAYLSLAGQQKESTFTHYSSKNGLSQNTVMYMLQDHNDFLWFATWDGINRFDGYNFTTYKARPDNDIALGNNRINWMGEDKWGYLWLLAYDYRVYRFDPKTEEFEPIPAEGEWTSAQITKVTILKNGTIWFTCKDEGVLRITPHKDNPHNYEVDAFTSKSKSFQVHKAYDITLDSQGSVWLLSDRGLGLFKPAQKMPFTYFAKNEDAEMSQAFYASCEQKEKLYFSSDRGHIWSYDKKNGNFHLISLPTDAKVVDIKVVSNHELLACTQSNGLYLYDADTEKVITIEIQKHRQLSQVHIKSAYVDRYKTVWFEVAEPQTVCYLNMKTLTVKIKKIKEELGEAVSSNPCFHIHEDVFNNLWIHPYAGGFSRYDRANDRIVSFYNEPGAPNWKFSSKIHSAMSDKQGNLWLCTHSKGLEKISFSDHQFHLNYIKDCKYESLINNVRSISQDKEKNLWIGMKSGKISIYDKKDIYQGYLTANGKIARHGTPLKGVAYSILQDKQGVIWIGTRGEGLVRAEQQGEHYLISRFKYNEANIYSLSDNSIYSLYEDDKGILWVATFGGGLNYIQKEAGQYKFINYRNNLKNFPITTCGKVRHIAADHQGYIWLGTSCGTVRFKNHFKIPEDIKFDVYTHIPGDEKSLSNNEVHWVLPTKKDGLYLLTFGGGLCKFTGYDITGKPVFRSYTIKDGLASDVLLSAQEDRNGNLWISTEKGVCKFIPSTGYSKNFADNELGISEAQFNEGSSYQSYDGNIYFGTTHGSLSFHPGNIRISNYVPKIVFSKLSVMNTETSPAVKGSVLTQNINDTKKLILPHSKNVLTLTFSALDMIHTDNIRYRYKLENFDDDWIYSGEQQHAATYTNLPTGHYVFHVKSTNGDGVWCNNERTLMITVQPVFWETIWAYIIYIVVISGLTYITFHILFVIFRLKHEVSVEQKIADVKLRFFTDISHELRTPLTLIAGPLECVLTNNQLPIEIRKQLQLMQRNTERMLRLVTQILDFRKIQNHKMKLCVQQIEVVSFVQRIMENFNALAEEHLLDFVFYAECERIYLWADSDKLEKVIFNLLSNAFKYTPDGKMVKIVIIENIKKVSIEVQDQGIGIPENKRNSLFVRFEDHLNQKYFSRQSSGIGLSLVKELVDLHKGTIIVDSTPSKGSRFVVELLKGREHFDDSTEFILDDIPVQTIVGPLDEDIIQEELDINPEKCKQVMLLVEDNQELRNFLRHLFLDEYIIYAAANGFEGLSKALDILPDIIISDVMMPEMDGLEMVKALRKDVSTSHIPIVLLTAKTDIESRLQGLEIGADDYIMKPFSASYLKARIINLLQRRKDMQEFFTTNLIEEKQREKNLEKQVQMTTQDRNFLEKLKALIEKNLDNSELHIDDFVKEMAVSRTIFFKKLKALTGLGPNEFLKEMRIRKAAQLMENKDYNITQIAYMVGINGSRYFSRCFKAKYGVTPSEYRTNLTREY, encoded by the coding sequence ATGAGAAACCTATTGTTATCTTTGTGCATGCTGTTTGCATACCTTTCGTTGGCAGGGCAACAGAAAGAAAGCACTTTTACTCATTATTCTTCCAAAAATGGTCTGTCACAAAACACAGTTATGTACATGCTGCAAGATCATAATGACTTCTTATGGTTTGCAACATGGGACGGTATTAATCGCTTCGATGGCTATAATTTTACTACTTATAAAGCCAGACCTGATAATGACATTGCTCTGGGAAATAACCGCATCAACTGGATGGGAGAAGACAAATGGGGATATCTCTGGCTTTTGGCTTATGATTATCGAGTCTACCGTTTTGATCCTAAAACTGAAGAGTTTGAGCCGATTCCCGCAGAAGGAGAATGGACAAGCGCTCAAATAACAAAGGTTACTATACTAAAAAATGGCACAATATGGTTCACTTGCAAAGATGAAGGCGTTCTGCGCATCACTCCTCATAAAGATAACCCCCACAATTATGAGGTTGATGCCTTTACTTCCAAATCAAAAAGTTTTCAGGTACATAAGGCCTATGATATAACTTTAGATTCTCAAGGATCTGTATGGCTACTAAGCGATCGAGGATTAGGATTGTTTAAACCGGCACAAAAAATGCCGTTCACCTATTTTGCAAAAAATGAAGATGCTGAAATGTCGCAAGCTTTCTATGCCTCCTGCGAACAGAAAGAAAAACTTTATTTCAGCTCCGATCGGGGCCACATTTGGAGTTATGATAAAAAGAATGGAAATTTTCATTTAATTAGTCTGCCTACAGACGCTAAAGTAGTTGATATAAAAGTTGTTTCAAATCATGAATTATTAGCCTGTACACAAAGCAACGGATTGTACCTCTATGATGCAGACACGGAAAAAGTTATCACCATAGAAATCCAAAAACACAGACAACTCTCTCAAGTGCATATCAAGTCAGCCTATGTAGACCGATACAAAACAGTTTGGTTTGAGGTGGCCGAACCGCAAACTGTCTGCTATTTAAACATGAAGACCCTTACGGTAAAAATAAAGAAAATAAAAGAAGAGCTTGGTGAGGCAGTCAGCTCCAATCCCTGTTTTCATATCCATGAAGATGTATTCAATAATTTGTGGATACATCCTTATGCTGGTGGCTTTTCACGTTATGATCGTGCAAATGACAGAATCGTATCTTTCTATAATGAGCCGGGCGCACCAAACTGGAAATTTTCAAGTAAGATTCATTCTGCAATGTCAGATAAACAAGGAAATCTCTGGCTATGTACTCACTCCAAAGGACTAGAAAAAATTTCATTTTCCGACCATCAGTTCCATCTAAATTATATCAAGGATTGTAAGTACGAGTCTTTAATAAATAATGTGCGATCTATTTCTCAAGATAAAGAGAAAAACCTTTGGATAGGTATGAAGAGTGGAAAGATCTCCATCTATGATAAAAAGGACATTTATCAGGGATATCTGACGGCAAATGGAAAGATAGCCCGACACGGAACTCCTCTTAAGGGGGTTGCTTATTCTATCCTGCAAGATAAACAAGGGGTTATTTGGATTGGCACTAGAGGAGAAGGATTGGTACGAGCCGAACAACAAGGAGAACATTATCTGATTTCCAGATTTAAGTACAATGAAGCTAATATTTATAGTCTTAGCGACAACAGCATATACAGCCTCTATGAAGATGACAAAGGAATACTTTGGGTAGCTACTTTTGGAGGTGGCTTAAATTATATTCAGAAAGAAGCCGGACAATACAAATTCATAAACTACCGTAATAATTTAAAGAATTTTCCTATCACAACTTGTGGAAAAGTGAGACATATTGCCGCTGATCATCAAGGTTATATCTGGCTTGGAACCAGCTGTGGAACTGTGCGCTTTAAAAATCATTTCAAGATTCCTGAAGATATAAAATTTGATGTATACACACATATACCCGGAGACGAGAAATCTTTGAGCAACAACGAAGTTCACTGGGTTTTACCTACGAAGAAGGACGGATTATATCTGCTAACTTTTGGAGGCGGTCTATGCAAGTTCACAGGCTATGATATAACGGGTAAACCTGTTTTTAGGTCTTATACGATCAAAGACGGTCTTGCTTCAGATGTCTTGTTGTCTGCACAGGAAGACCGCAATGGTAATCTTTGGATAAGTACAGAAAAGGGAGTGTGCAAGTTCATCCCTTCTACCGGATATTCAAAGAACTTTGCTGACAACGAATTAGGAATTTCCGAGGCACAATTCAATGAAGGTTCTTCCTACCAGAGTTACGATGGTAACATTTATTTTGGCACTACGCATGGTTCTCTTTCATTTCATCCCGGCAACATCCGCATTAGTAATTATGTTCCTAAAATCGTATTTTCCAAACTTTCCGTAATGAATACTGAGACATCTCCGGCAGTAAAAGGTTCTGTCCTTACTCAGAACATTAATGATACCAAAAAGTTAATTCTTCCGCATAGTAAGAATGTGTTGACACTTACTTTTTCTGCTCTGGATATGATCCATACGGACAATATAAGATATCGTTACAAGCTGGAAAACTTCGATGACGATTGGATTTACTCAGGTGAGCAACAACATGCTGCAACCTATACCAATCTTCCCACAGGACATTATGTATTCCATGTAAAGTCAACGAATGGAGATGGAGTATGGTGCAATAATGAAAGAACACTTATGATCACTGTTCAGCCTGTGTTCTGGGAAACTATATGGGCATATATTATTTACATAGTTGTAATTTCAGGTCTTACATATATTACCTTTCACATTCTATTTGTTATTTTCCGTCTGAAGCACGAAGTCTCTGTTGAACAAAAAATTGCAGATGTAAAATTACGTTTCTTCACAGATATATCCCATGAGCTCCGCACTCCTCTAACTCTGATTGCCGGACCATTAGAGTGTGTATTGACTAACAACCAGTTGCCCATTGAGATTAGAAAACAATTGCAATTGATGCAACGGAACACAGAGCGGATGCTCAGGTTAGTGACCCAAATTTTAGATTTCAGGAAAATACAGAACCATAAAATGAAATTATGCGTACAGCAGATTGAAGTGGTCTCTTTTGTACAAAGAATTATGGAAAACTTTAATGCGTTGGCAGAAGAGCATCTACTGGATTTTGTATTCTACGCTGAATGCGAAAGAATTTATTTGTGGGCGGATTCTGATAAATTGGAGAAGGTTATTTTCAACCTATTGTCGAACGCCTTTAAATATACTCCAGATGGAAAGATGGTAAAAATAGTGATCATCGAAAATATAAAAAAGGTCTCTATTGAAGTGCAGGATCAAGGCATCGGAATTCCGGAAAATAAACGTAACTCACTATTTGTGAGATTTGAAGACCATTTAAATCAAAAGTATTTCAGCCGGCAGAGTTCAGGTATTGGCCTCTCCTTGGTGAAAGAACTGGTGGACTTGCATAAAGGTACTATTATAGTAGATAGCACCCCTAGCAAAGGGAGTCGTTTTGTCGTGGAGTTGTTGAAAGGAAGAGAGCATTTTGATGACTCTACAGAGTTTATATTAGACGACATTCCGGTACAAACTATTGTAGGGCCTCTCGACGAAGATATTATCCAAGAAGAACTGGATATTAATCCAGAGAAGTGCAAGCAAGTGATGCTGCTGGTAGAAGACAACCAAGAATTAAGAAACTTTTTACGTCATCTGTTTCTCGATGAATATATCATCTATGCGGCTGCTAACGGGTTTGAAGGGCTTAGCAAGGCATTAGATATTCTTCCGGATATCATTATCAGTGATGTTATGATGCCTGAAATGGATGGTTTAGAAATGGTCAAAGCCTTACGAAAAGACGTATCTACAAGTCATATTCCTATTGTTCTACTTACTGCAAAGACAGATATTGAAAGTCGTTTGCAAGGATTGGAAATAGGTGCAGATGATTATATTATGAAACCTTTTAGTGCTTCCTATCTGAAAGCGAGAATAATAAATCTATTACAGCGTAGGAAAGATATGCAGGAATTCTTCACTACAAACTTAATAGAAGAGAAACAGAGAGAAAAGAACCTCGAGAAGCAAGTTCAGATGACAACGCAAGACCGTAACTTTCTGGAAAAACTAAAAGCACTAATAGAAAAAAACTTGGATAATAGTGAATTGCACATTGATGATTTCGTGAAAGAGATGGCTGTAAGTCGTACAATATTCTTTAAAAAATTGAAAGCCTTAACCGGCCTTGGTCCTAATGAATTTCTCAAAGAAATGCGGATCAGAAAGGCAGCACAGTTAATGGAAAATAAGGATTATAATATTACTCAGATCGCATACATGGTCGGCATTAATGGCTCACGTTATTTTTCAAGGTGTTTCAAAGCTAAATATGGTGTAACGCCTTCGGAATATAGGACTAACCTCACTCGTGAGTACTGA
- a CDS encoding acetylxylan esterase yields the protein MMKLSRCLICVCLTMMLGCITQTAAGQSTYAGRPNYGALKFSQSSAYYSYLMLDLQKANALRDKELSEAVVSKKKMLHYISQVRDRLTRIVGERPERVSLNGRVTGVVWGEGFKVEKIVFESIPGRYVTAHLYLPEAASKPLPACIEMCGHGLAGKGNGSLSAVHMAVNGIAVMVVDPIAQGERLQLIDEKGHSLTRGVTTEHTLLNPAYNLLGSSLAVEEYWDNSRAVDYLLSRADIDKDKIGAYGFSGGGTQAAYLIALDQRIKVGCIGLFFSSRERTLELQGPSDGCQQIPYEGKERIEIADFALMMAPKPLIILDGKYDFVDHWGALRGFDELKKCYSVLGYPDKVAQYYAEDGHAMPPDVQIRLLEWFKKWLTGEKSRLTNVPEDKWQGSNMLCTASGQVNLEYDNAQSTMNETLKEMERLTKQQMEFCQKDEETIRMKILELLGLDKGFNDNVEAIATGHSSLREVEEYRYQLNCAGQMPVACVVWIPSTATAHSTIEIHLHEQGKAWFLNDLSRRDAISNGTIIVAADFRGIGEMEDPYIYNYTKYWNKEYRVAATSMHIGRPVMGQRVADLRTLINFCSSDTKLKGRTITVEADGLYGPVVMHAAVLDRRINKATLSHCLKTWKSYLTNPLQRDMYSNVLYGVLKYYDLPDLLKLSEGRVCVVD from the coding sequence ATGATGAAGCTTAGTAGATGCTTAATATGTGTCTGTTTGACAATGATGTTGGGGTGTATAACTCAGACTGCCGCCGGACAGAGCACATATGCGGGACGTCCCAATTATGGTGCACTTAAATTCAGTCAAAGTTCCGCTTATTATTCTTATTTAATGCTGGACTTGCAGAAGGCAAATGCCTTACGTGACAAAGAACTGTCAGAAGCGGTTGTCTCGAAAAAAAAGATGCTCCATTACATTAGTCAAGTCAGAGACAGGTTAACGAGAATTGTGGGAGAGCGACCGGAAAGAGTTTCTCTGAACGGTCGGGTAACAGGAGTTGTGTGGGGAGAGGGATTTAAGGTAGAAAAGATTGTTTTCGAAAGCATACCCGGTAGGTATGTCACAGCTCATCTGTATCTGCCGGAAGCAGCAAGCAAGCCTCTCCCGGCCTGCATTGAGATGTGCGGGCACGGGCTTGCCGGCAAAGGTAATGGCTCCTTGTCTGCTGTACATATGGCGGTCAATGGTATTGCTGTTATGGTAGTAGACCCGATAGCTCAGGGTGAACGGCTTCAGTTGATTGATGAAAAAGGACATAGTCTGACTCGCGGAGTAACGACGGAGCATACCTTGTTAAACCCCGCATATAATCTCTTGGGAAGTAGTCTGGCAGTTGAAGAATATTGGGATAACAGCCGTGCCGTGGACTACCTCCTATCTCGCGCTGACATAGATAAAGATAAGATCGGAGCTTATGGTTTCTCCGGTGGCGGAACACAAGCTGCTTATCTAATAGCATTAGATCAACGTATTAAGGTAGGTTGTATCGGGCTGTTCTTTTCGAGTCGGGAGAGAACTTTAGAGCTCCAAGGTCCCTCGGATGGTTGCCAGCAAATTCCCTATGAAGGGAAGGAACGGATTGAAATAGCCGATTTTGCTTTAATGATGGCACCTAAACCTCTGATTATCCTAGATGGCAAGTACGACTTTGTTGATCATTGGGGAGCTTTGCGTGGTTTTGATGAATTAAAAAAATGCTATTCTGTTTTAGGCTATCCGGATAAGGTAGCCCAATACTATGCAGAAGACGGACATGCGATGCCTCCGGATGTGCAAATTCGCCTGCTAGAGTGGTTCAAAAAATGGCTGACCGGCGAGAAATCAAGATTAACGAATGTTCCCGAAGATAAATGGCAAGGTAGCAATATGTTGTGCACAGCATCCGGACAGGTCAATCTGGAATATGACAATGCACAAAGCACCATGAATGAAACCCTAAAGGAGATGGAGCGACTGACAAAGCAGCAGATGGAATTTTGCCAGAAGGATGAGGAAACAATTCGCATGAAGATACTTGAACTGCTAGGGCTTGATAAAGGTTTCAACGATAATGTGGAAGCAATCGCCACGGGACACTCTTCTTTGAGGGAAGTTGAAGAGTATCGATACCAACTAAATTGTGCGGGACAAATGCCCGTGGCGTGTGTGGTATGGATACCTTCAACAGCAACAGCCCATTCTACGATAGAAATTCATCTGCACGAACAAGGAAAGGCCTGGTTTCTCAACGACCTCTCTAGAAGAGATGCAATAAGTAACGGAACGATTATCGTTGCGGCCGATTTTCGTGGCATAGGCGAGATGGAAGATCCCTACATCTACAATTATACAAAATATTGGAACAAGGAATATCGGGTAGCCGCTACCAGCATGCACATCGGACGCCCCGTCATGGGGCAACGTGTGGCAGATCTACGTACGTTAATAAATTTTTGCAGTTCTGATACAAAGCTGAAGGGACGTACAATCACAGTTGAGGCCGATGGACTCTATGGACCGGTAGTGATGCACGCTGCCGTGCTAGATCGCCGTATCAATAAAGCCACCCTCTCCCACTGCCTGAAAACATGGAAGTCGTATTTAACAAATCCTCTTCAACGAGATATGTATTCTAATGTACTTTACGGAGTGCTGAAATATTATGATTTGCCCGATCTTCTAAAATTAAGCGAAGGAAGAGTATGTGTTGTTGATTAG
- a CDS encoding TIM-barrel domain-containing protein, whose translation MKYKYWFLLILSLAFAKMIQAQPAYKIDKNNVVFKSSQGDMKIQMCNNNMFRVMKSADSTFPEDENWMVMKYDFEPVRFQVKSVGTEVEITTSSLKIFVNSDPWKIRVTDINDKIVYKEVASRVPTDENGPMNECVMQPDEHFFGFGERMDFLDQRGQKVHLNVELGRGTKPAVGGKDILRANYCPVPYFMSNKGYAIFFHTAAPTDWDMGWSKQDTYSFSATGGHLDYYFIMGPSFEKMLRNYQTLTGVCPLMPRSAYGLHVGSYSGGTWKYEECTSDQYPIDLVHRLRKEKVPFDLFWLDSTWRFFNKRFGNGGCNFEFRETFKNPQAMIDSVYANHVDMFGLHIRSIVDNGNHNTLFDDAVKAGVVYPKADSEGIINFFDPKASDWWWKNGMMKVASMGVKFVKTDCGGSLRFPEGTTFKKGFSADELHNLFPIAYAKAPYEKFQEYNDQRGFNHTREGYAGIQRYPFIWAGDWGSEWQWFEPVIRGGLNIGLSGIGYWSHCMGGFEQYSPYDTDLYIRWCQFGMFSPVSILFGMDHPRYHEPWTYGPEALATFIKYDSIRYTLLPYIYSNAYKMYKTSRPLMTPLLYDYPDDERTYRISDQYMFGTAIMACPVTTKGALSRPVYFPGGKWIDYWTGERIEGRQYKSFLTPPDLMPIFIKEGAIIPKQPAMQYMNEKRVDEITLVVFPSENSSYELYEDDGKSLDYQKEIYAVTSINSTIKEDAWQMTINKANGKYLPSEHSYRIEAFWESKPMVVMQNGKKLKELSAQNDLLQQEGWCFDVDMKKLLIKTNLTNKNLIQFKVK comes from the coding sequence ATGAAATATAAGTATTGGTTTTTATTAATATTGAGCTTGGCATTCGCTAAAATGATTCAAGCGCAACCAGCCTATAAGATTGATAAGAATAACGTGGTTTTTAAGTCTTCACAAGGAGACATGAAAATACAGATGTGCAATAACAACATGTTCCGGGTTATGAAGAGTGCTGATTCAACCTTTCCTGAAGATGAAAACTGGATGGTGATGAAGTATGATTTTGAGCCGGTACGTTTTCAGGTGAAGTCTGTTGGTACGGAAGTGGAGATAACAACTTCTTCTTTAAAAATATTCGTAAACTCTGATCCCTGGAAGATCAGAGTTACGGATATCAATGATAAGATTGTCTATAAAGAAGTGGCTTCGCGCGTGCCAACAGATGAAAATGGTCCGATGAATGAATGCGTTATGCAACCCGATGAACACTTTTTTGGCTTTGGAGAGCGTATGGATTTTTTGGATCAGCGGGGACAAAAGGTACATTTGAATGTGGAATTAGGAAGAGGAACTAAACCTGCAGTTGGAGGAAAAGATATTCTACGAGCCAATTATTGTCCGGTTCCTTATTTTATGAGCAATAAGGGATATGCCATATTCTTTCATACGGCAGCTCCAACAGACTGGGATATGGGGTGGAGCAAACAGGATACTTATTCTTTTTCTGCAACAGGTGGTCATCTGGATTATTATTTCATCATGGGCCCCTCTTTCGAGAAAATGCTTCGCAACTATCAAACGTTGACCGGAGTTTGTCCTCTCATGCCAAGATCGGCCTATGGGCTTCATGTTGGATCTTACAGCGGTGGAACGTGGAAGTACGAAGAATGTACTTCCGATCAGTATCCAATTGATTTAGTTCATCGACTACGCAAAGAGAAAGTGCCTTTCGACTTATTTTGGCTGGATTCGACATGGAGGTTTTTCAACAAGAGATTTGGAAACGGAGGATGCAACTTTGAATTTAGAGAAACCTTCAAAAACCCACAGGCCATGATTGACTCCGTTTATGCCAACCATGTAGATATGTTCGGACTACATATACGTTCTATTGTAGATAATGGAAATCACAATACACTTTTTGATGATGCGGTAAAAGCGGGTGTCGTTTATCCAAAAGCTGATAGTGAAGGCATTATCAATTTCTTCGACCCTAAGGCAAGCGATTGGTGGTGGAAAAATGGAATGATGAAAGTTGCTTCGATGGGAGTAAAATTTGTAAAGACAGATTGCGGCGGTTCGTTGCGCTTTCCTGAAGGTACTACTTTTAAGAAAGGATTCAGCGCCGACGAACTACATAATCTTTTTCCGATTGCTTATGCCAAGGCTCCTTATGAGAAATTTCAGGAGTACAATGACCAGCGTGGTTTTAATCATACTCGTGAAGGGTATGCAGGAATACAACGCTATCCGTTTATTTGGGCAGGAGACTGGGGATCAGAATGGCAATGGTTTGAGCCGGTAATACGTGGAGGCTTGAACATCGGTCTTTCCGGAATAGGCTACTGGTCACACTGCATGGGAGGATTTGAACAGTATTCCCCATATGATACGGATCTATACATCAGGTGGTGCCAATTTGGAATGTTTAGTCCGGTGTCCATCCTTTTTGGAATGGACCATCCGCGTTATCATGAACCTTGGACGTACGGCCCGGAGGCGCTGGCAACGTTTATAAAGTATGATTCGATTCGATATACGCTGTTGCCATATATTTATAGCAATGCTTATAAGATGTATAAAACAAGCCGTCCTTTAATGACTCCACTGTTATATGATTATCCGGATGATGAGCGGACCTACCGGATCTCGGATCAATATATGTTTGGCACAGCAATCATGGCTTGTCCGGTGACGACGAAAGGTGCTTTAAGCCGTCCTGTTTATTTTCCCGGTGGAAAATGGATTGATTACTGGACAGGTGAACGCATAGAAGGACGACAATACAAATCATTCTTGACTCCACCGGATTTGATGCCTATATTCATTAAGGAAGGAGCGATCATACCTAAGCAACCTGCCATGCAATATATGAATGAAAAGAGAGTAGATGAAATTACATTGGTTGTTTTTCCCTCTGAAAACTCCTCTTATGAATTATATGAAGACGATGGAAAGAGCTTGGATTATCAGAAAGAAATTTATGCCGTTACCTCTATAAACAGTACGATAAAGGAAGATGCCTGGCAAATGACCATAAACAAGGCAAACGGAAAATATCTTCCTTCTGAGCATTCTTATCGGATAGAAGCTTTTTGGGAATCGAAGCCGATGGTGGTGATGCAAAACGGAAAAAAATTAAAGGAACTTTCTGCTCAGAATGATCTGTTGCAGCAAGAGGGATGGTGTTTTGATGTTGATATGAAGAAACTTCTTATCAAAACTAACTTAACGAATAAAAATCTGATTCAATTTAAAGTAAAATGA